From the genome of Dryobates pubescens isolate bDryPub1 chromosome 5, bDryPub1.pri, whole genome shotgun sequence, one region includes:
- the SAMD15 gene encoding sterile alpha motif domain-containing protein 15 yields MGVTDFGHMQEISRHVRELLGFEEPLFNRSIALPYRDTLGIFLEQKSRSGKKADALTFSQFIQEAGLEPYTTVPPLQQAQTEVADALPEGTQRQD; encoded by the exons ATGGGCGTCACGGACTTCGGCCACATGCAG GAGATTTCACGACATGTGcgagagctgctggggtttgAGGAGCCTCTCTTCAACAGGTCCATTGCGCTCCCATACAGAGACACTCTGGGTATCTTCCTAGAGCAAAAGTCCCGGTCAGGAAAGAAAGCAGATGCCCTCACTTTCTCACAGTTTATCCAAGAAGCAGGATTAGAGCCCTATACTACAGTTCCTCCTTTGCAACAAGCCCAGACTGAGGTAGCAGATGCTCTCCCAGAGGGCACCCAGAGGCAGGATTAG
- the TMED8 gene encoding protein TMED8, whose amino-acid sequence MSDVLAAAAGSRFEPPATGTPGGCGVPGPRHLSENDSSALKTEPGDQLADSLESSTNQNRSQIGSLLNAGMTEDLKQEAGTLKDQEVSEAKEKLPDQIQSLKEKAVRITNYHVPQGAGDIVMIQSDHTGAVDILSAELETADLLGEQRKAQPPPLAPPTMWTTEKMKEFKAKMGKEKNGQMVVKRGEVVTVRVPTHPDGKCICWEFATDDYDIGFGVYFDWTTVTSTAITVQVSESSDEEDEEEEDEIEGLAPVGDVERGSKSYLRNRYGEILPVYRRNSHREVQAGSHEYPGEGIYLLKFDNSYSLLRNKTLFFHVYYTS is encoded by the exons atgtCGGAcgtgctggctgctgccgccGGCTCCCGCTTTGAGCCCCCGGCCACTGGGACGCCGGGCGGCTGCGGCGTCCCCGGACCCCGGCACCTCTCAG AAAATGACAGCTCAGCCCTAAAGACAGAGCCTGGAGATCAGCTGGCTGATTCTTTGGAGTCTAGCACTAATCAGAACAG GTCACAGATTGGGTCGCTCCTGAATGCTGGCATGACAGAGGATTTGAAGCAAGAAGCTGGCACTTTGAAGGACCAGGAAGTGTCTGAAGCAAAAGAGAAGCTGCCTGACCAAATCCAGTCTCTCAAAGAG AAAGCTGTTAGGATAACCAACTACCATGTTCCTCAAGGAGCAGGGGATATAGTTATGATTCAATCAGATCACACTGGTGCTGTGGATATCctttcagctgagctggagaCTGCAGACCTCCTTGGGGAGCAGAGAAAAG ctcagcctccccctcTGGCTCCACCCACCATGTGGACCACTGAGAAGATGAAGGAATTCAAGGCCAAgatgggaaaggagaagaacGGGCAGATGGTGGTGAAGCGAGGCGAGGTGGTGACGGTCCGTGTGCCAACGCATCCTGATGGAAAATGCATTTGCTGGGAGTTTGCTACAGATGATTACGACATCGGATTTGGAGTCTATTTTGACTGGACCACAGTTACGAGCACGGCCATTACTGTGCAGGTCAGCGAATCCAGTgatgaggaggatgaagaggaagaggatgaaatTGAAG GACTCGCCCCTGTTGGTGATGTAGAGAGAGGCTCTAAGAGCTACCTGCGGAACCGCTATGGGGAGATCCTGCCTGTGTACCGAAGGAACAGCCACCGggaggtgcaggcaggcagccacgAGTACCCAGGCGAAGGCATCTACCTGCTGAAGTTTGATAACTCCTACTCCCTCCTCCGCAATAAGACTCTGTTCTTTCATGTCTATTACACTAGCTGA